A window from Synergistaceae bacterium DZ-S4 encodes these proteins:
- a CDS encoding O-antigen ligase family protein: protein MNSIPETGRPFALLNYETFAFWAYTAGVATTAFGPIAHYIGWTFALASLIYGKLRYNASLSVKLGSGSKRIMIFLVLFLIWSMFAHIPYVDSFYVWGKGASIPLEFLTGLYLAMRLINNSERRNIFGLAVVAINVVFCFDVMFRPYFFVLGWNSSLDNGNAVALYSVLTMPIFFCYAFWYYKNNILIKYILSMTSVLFIIFSFSSGGWITAIAEMGIFTFYAVVSGKVRFKSIILLTLTTVLVFYALISVFDNGPFESFKRELNQIMSVNDVDVLTNHRIDTWRASIYMTQQHPFAGSGWATFEKTFTQQKGNMTGILHQQWAEPIPHPHNMFLSILYAGGLPSLLFFVAAFVLSIKTAWLGLKRAVVSNNIPWHLICFILLVSQAIYGTNGDVFAARRDIAVIFWACWGLLLAIPNHAELSDKEDNIEDPALC, encoded by the coding sequence ATGAACAGCATACCAGAAACCGGGCGCCCCTTTGCTCTCCTGAACTATGAAACTTTTGCATTCTGGGCTTATACAGCTGGAGTTGCAACCACAGCATTTGGTCCCATCGCACACTATATTGGATGGACATTTGCTTTGGCAAGTCTTATCTATGGGAAGTTGAGATACAACGCCTCGCTGTCAGTGAAGTTGGGATCGGGAAGTAAAAGGATAATGATTTTTCTTGTTCTTTTTTTGATCTGGTCAATGTTTGCGCATATCCCATATGTCGACAGTTTTTACGTATGGGGCAAAGGGGCATCTATACCCCTTGAATTTTTGACCGGCCTATATCTCGCAATGAGACTGATAAACAATTCAGAAAGACGAAATATCTTTGGTTTGGCTGTCGTTGCGATAAATGTCGTCTTTTGCTTTGATGTGATGTTCAGGCCGTATTTTTTTGTTTTAGGGTGGAACTCTTCACTTGATAACGGTAATGCAGTCGCTCTATATTCTGTCCTGACAATGCCAATTTTCTTTTGTTATGCATTTTGGTATTATAAAAATAACATTTTGATCAAATACATACTTTCTATGACAAGTGTCCTATTTATTATATTTTCTTTTTCTTCAGGGGGATGGATAACGGCCATCGCTGAGATGGGGATATTCACGTTTTATGCTGTCGTATCGGGTAAAGTTAGGTTTAAATCTATTATCCTGCTGACACTAACTACCGTCTTGGTTTTTTATGCATTGATTTCTGTTTTTGATAATGGCCCTTTTGAGTCATTTAAAAGAGAGCTAAATCAAATAATGTCGGTAAACGATGTGGATGTTCTGACCAACCACAGGATAGACACTTGGAGGGCTTCAATTTACATGACTCAACAACACCCTTTCGCCGGAAGCGGATGGGCAACTTTTGAAAAGACGTTCACGCAACAGAAAGGAAATATGACGGGCATTCTTCACCAGCAATGGGCTGAACCCATACCTCACCCCCACAATATGTTCCTTTCGATTTTATACGCAGGAGGGCTACCGTCGTTATTGTTTTTTGTTGCAGCATTTGTTCTCTCAATAAAAACTGCCTGGTTGGGACTCAAAAGAGCTGTTGTTTCGAATAATATCCCCTGGCATCTGATTTGTTTTATCCTGTTAGTTTCACAGGCTATATACGGTACAAATGGGGATGTATTTGCAGCCAGAAGGGATATCGCCGTGATCTTCTGGGCCTGTTGGGGCCTGCTGCTTGCTATCCCGAACCATGCGGAACTGTCAGATAAGGAGGATAACATTGAAGATCCTGCATTATGTTGA
- the rfaE2 gene encoding D-glycero-beta-D-manno-heptose 1-phosphate adenylyltransferase produces MDHLPSSTYKHIQGFCNGGCKKGKILLFGDYMLDHYVYGCVERISPEAPVPVVKFQEEKFVPGGAGNVIANLAGLGISVCALGRLGIDIYGKKLKVIFDNMGVDTSYLYNLGNTTLKTRIIGDKRQQMLRLDNDIIVSPSEKEIKNIETNLIKMIQKETISCLLISDYAKGFCSDELCVRSIKICRENNIPVFIDPKKNNWNCYSGAFLITPNIKELSSAAGNFVINEDDEIEKNAKAVISKYEIDNILVTRSEMGASLVSKSSVEHERASAVEVYDVSGAGDTMISTLAAFFTSGADISESVRIANLASQIVVGKLGTYPIKKEDLMEFAAQSVSCQTTEKNVDSRKVQTKSANFTRAEEISKKLKEMGKKIVFTNGCFDILHAGHVKLLTKAKGLGDYLIVGLNSDESVKRLKGNDRPINDQESRIKVLEAMEAVDLVVLFDQDTPEELIKLTGPDVLVKGGDYRKEDVVGAGFVKSVVIVPLEKGFSTTGIINKIGCDEDK; encoded by the coding sequence TTGGATCATTTGCCATCAAGCACATACAAACACATTCAAGGCTTTTGTAATGGAGGGTGTAAAAAAGGCAAGATCCTGCTTTTCGGTGATTATATGCTGGATCATTACGTTTACGGATGTGTTGAAAGAATCTCTCCGGAAGCGCCTGTTCCCGTTGTAAAATTCCAGGAAGAAAAATTTGTGCCGGGTGGAGCAGGGAACGTTATAGCCAATTTGGCGGGGCTTGGCATAAGTGTTTGTGCGTTAGGAAGATTAGGTATAGACATTTATGGGAAAAAATTGAAAGTTATCTTCGATAACATGGGAGTAGATACTTCTTATTTATATAACCTTGGCAATACTACTCTTAAAACCAGAATAATAGGTGATAAAAGGCAGCAGATGTTAAGGTTAGACAATGACATAATTGTGAGCCCATCAGAGAAAGAGATCAAGAATATTGAAACAAACTTAATTAAGATGATCCAAAAAGAGACAATAAGCTGTCTTTTGATATCAGATTATGCAAAAGGTTTTTGCTCTGATGAGTTATGCGTTAGATCGATCAAGATATGCAGGGAAAACAATATCCCTGTGTTTATAGATCCGAAAAAAAATAATTGGAACTGCTATAGCGGTGCTTTTTTGATAACTCCGAATATTAAGGAATTAAGTTCCGCAGCTGGAAATTTTGTCATCAATGAAGATGATGAAATTGAAAAAAATGCTAAGGCTGTTATTTCAAAATATGAAATCGACAACATCCTTGTAACACGTTCTGAAATGGGGGCCTCGTTAGTAAGCAAAAGTTCGGTCGAACATGAAAGAGCATCTGCCGTAGAGGTCTATGATGTATCAGGTGCCGGAGATACGATGATATCGACTCTGGCAGCCTTTTTTACAAGCGGTGCAGACATCTCCGAGAGCGTAAGGATAGCTAACCTTGCTTCGCAGATAGTGGTAGGCAAATTGGGAACGTATCCCATAAAAAAAGAAGATCTGATGGAATTTGCAGCTCAGTCTGTTTCTTGCCAGACGACTGAAAAAAATGTGGATAGCAGGAAAGTGCAGACAAAATCGGCAAATTTCACACGGGCAGAAGAAATTAGTAAAAAATTAAAAGAAATGGGCAAAAAAATAGTCTTTACAAACGGGTGCTTTGATATACTGCATGCGGGCCACGTAAAACTGCTGACCAAAGCCAAAGGATTAGGCGATTATCTGATAGTGGGACTCAACTCGGATGAATCTGTCAAAAGACTTAAAGGAAATGACAGGCCGATAAACGATCAGGAATCTAGGATCAAAGTATTGGAAGCAATGGAGGCAGTTGATCTGGTCGTCTTATTCGATCAGGATACTCCGGAGGAATTAATAAAATTGACAGGGCCTGACGTTTTGGTCAAGGGTGGAGATTACCGAAAAGAAGACGTCGTAGGGGCAGGATTTGTGAAGTCTGTGGTAATTGTACCGCTCGAAAAGGGTTTTTCGACAACCGGAATTATCAATAAAATTGGTTGTGATGAAGATAAGTAA
- a CDS encoding glycosyltransferase family 4 protein, with product MKILHYVDENRLAWGETWIQLIKELEVKGAQNHVICKSGGTLSGRLKEEELSFDTYDIPIQCLPFTAFGFRKIIKSLEPDIIHTRLSSAAMTGGYWGQKFSVPAVHTIDKYPKPYYYKNGALLIPCSNAVKNHMISVGFTEDKMKVVHNPIDVTRYIRDQETRIEMRKKLNFEDKTVIMSAGRFVDWKGFEYVIKAYSEILRCTEDGSRGKTRLFLVGSGPEKKKYLELVKDLKIGENVLFNDFVQDIRPFLWASDVFVQPSQLPEGFSLMLLEAMASSLPVITTDIGGSLDIINDRENGWLTGTNDFDKMAQILKQVLSDTDYRERVSLNAVKTASYFNVSRIAEETMRIYEMVLDSKC from the coding sequence TTGAAGATCCTGCATTATGTTGATGAAAACAGGCTTGCATGGGGCGAGACATGGATACAGCTGATAAAAGAGCTGGAGGTAAAGGGTGCTCAAAACCATGTAATATGTAAGTCGGGGGGCACATTATCCGGAAGGCTGAAGGAAGAGGAACTGTCCTTTGATACTTATGATATTCCCATCCAATGTCTCCCCTTCACAGCGTTTGGTTTCAGAAAGATAATAAAAAGCTTGGAACCCGACATAATACATACCAGACTGTCTTCTGCCGCAATGACCGGGGGTTACTGGGGCCAAAAATTTTCGGTGCCTGCCGTGCACACAATAGACAAATATCCTAAACCGTACTATTACAAAAATGGCGCACTTCTGATCCCATGTTCAAACGCGGTGAAAAATCATATGATCTCGGTTGGCTTTACTGAAGACAAAATGAAAGTAGTGCATAATCCAATTGACGTGACCAGGTATATTCGGGATCAAGAAACAAGGATAGAAATGAGAAAAAAACTGAATTTTGAAGATAAGACCGTTATCATGTCTGCAGGAAGATTTGTTGACTGGAAAGGTTTTGAGTATGTCATAAAAGCATATAGTGAGATCCTTCGCTGCACAGAGGATGGCTCCAGGGGGAAAACGCGTCTTTTTCTGGTGGGATCAGGGCCTGAAAAAAAGAAATATCTGGAATTGGTAAAAGATCTGAAAATTGGAGAAAACGTATTATTTAATGACTTTGTCCAGGATATCCGCCCATTTCTTTGGGCATCCGATGTTTTTGTTCAACCATCTCAGCTGCCGGAAGGATTCAGCCTCATGCTCCTTGAGGCTATGGCGTCTTCTCTGCCTGTAATTACAACAGACATCGGAGGCAGTCTTGATATCATTAACGACAGAGAAAATGGCTGGCTGACCGGTACGAATGATTTTGACAAGATGGCACAGATACTTAAGCAAGTTCTCTCAGATACTGATTACAGGGAAAGAGTTTCGCTAAACGCAGTTAAAACAGCCTCATATTTTAATGTTTCAAGAATCGCCGAAGAAACTATGAGGATCTATGAAATGGTCCTGGACAGCAAGTGCTGA
- a CDS encoding glycosyltransferase family 9 protein — MKNKKVLFLKFSSLGDVIISNYYAKEIKRKHPDWHLTWLVDSLYKDIVKYQPWVDDLMTWDRQKEGNKGFIKTIKDVRSRGFDILIDMHNTDRSSFFSFFSNIPQRFSDRYRLPLAHTVHSFDSIYDNTDDISACPKYLYAPPIADRIKSMLYQENDEMIITAAIGASYEKKRWPVKNWIVFCKTAATSGYSLYLTGNGPEEEKNADIIADSVGNNNLKNLVGKLSVTELVQVIDNSCVTVSGDTGAIHIARALGKKTIAMFGPSSINDVLYVESLKNVFYCDCPDKGCHNFECSKPCMDTISPIAVYDCLANLK; from the coding sequence ATGAAAAATAAAAAAGTCTTGTTTTTGAAATTTTCATCACTTGGCGACGTTATAATATCAAATTATTACGCAAAAGAAATTAAACGCAAACATCCCGATTGGCATCTGACATGGTTGGTGGATTCACTTTATAAGGACATAGTGAAATATCAGCCTTGGGTAGATGATTTGATGACCTGGGACAGGCAAAAAGAAGGTAACAAAGGATTCATAAAAACGATCAAAGATGTTCGTTCAAGAGGATTTGATATTCTTATTGATATGCACAATACTGACAGGAGTAGTTTTTTTTCTTTTTTCTCAAATATCCCTCAAAGATTTTCAGACAGGTACAGGCTTCCGCTTGCGCATACCGTTCACTCTTTTGACTCGATTTACGATAATACCGACGACATCTCTGCTTGTCCGAAGTATCTTTATGCTCCGCCAATTGCGGACCGTATAAAAAGCATGTTGTATCAAGAGAATGATGAAATGATAATAACAGCAGCGATTGGCGCCAGCTATGAGAAAAAAAGATGGCCGGTGAAAAACTGGATCGTATTTTGCAAGACAGCAGCAACGTCAGGGTATTCCCTGTATCTTACCGGCAACGGCCCCGAAGAAGAAAAAAATGCTGATATAATTGCTGATTCAGTAGGGAATAACAATCTGAAAAATTTAGTCGGAAAACTGTCGGTCACAGAGCTTGTGCAGGTTATTGACAACAGTTGTGTTACTGTTTCGGGAGATACGGGAGCCATCCACATTGCCAGAGCTCTTGGAAAAAAGACGATAGCAATGTTTGGACCTTCATCAATAAACGATGTTTTATATGTTGAAAGTTTAAAAAACGTTTTTTATTGTGATTGTCCGGATAAAGGATGCCATAATTTTGAATGCAGCAAACCCTGTATGGATACTATTTCTCCAATTGCTGTTTATGACTGTCTGGCTAATTTAAAATAA
- the queD gene encoding 6-carboxytetrahydropterin synthase QueD codes for MFLCREFKFDAAHNLVNYHGKCETLHGHTYRLAVVLKGAPDDEGMVFDFVELKKHVSDLVLSKLDHAYINDVLPQPTAEYIAQWIFRKLDMPLKRDNCELYEVRVWETESSSVICRREDV; via the coding sequence ATGTTTCTATGCAGGGAATTCAAGTTTGATGCAGCTCATAATCTTGTAAACTACCACGGAAAATGCGAGACCCTTCACGGACACACATACAGGCTTGCTGTTGTGCTTAAAGGTGCACCTGATGATGAAGGGATGGTATTTGACTTTGTCGAGCTTAAAAAACATGTTTCCGACCTTGTACTCTCTAAGCTCGACCACGCTTACATCAACGATGTCCTGCCACAGCCAACGGCGGAATATATTGCGCAATGGATATTCAGAAAGCTTGACATGCCGCTTAAGCGGGACAACTGCGAACTCTACGAGGTAAGAGTATGGGAGACGGAGAGTTCATCCGTAATATGCCGCCGGGAGGATGTCTAG
- the galE gene encoding UDP-glucose 4-epimerase GalE, producing MEYCIVTGGAGYVGSHCCKELAKNGFTPVTIDNLSRGHRELVKWGPFFQCDVLDEGSLAPIIAKYSPVAVFHFAGLTYVGESVKDPEAYYRNNTAGTVSLLRCMKNTGCSKIIFSSTAATYGNPEYTPIDESHPQRPINPYGKSKLFIEEILKDFDSAYGIKNAALRYFNACGADEDGDTGELHDPETHLIPLAIQAAIGRKDNIKVFGNDYETPDGTALRDYIHVSDLATAHVKALQLLLKGSNSIYANLGTGKALSVMDVISSVEKISGEKIEKIFVTRRDGDPPILVADPSKARSILNWNCSFSSIDNIVKTALEWHKSNS from the coding sequence GTGGAGTACTGCATTGTGACCGGCGGCGCTGGATATGTTGGAAGTCACTGCTGTAAGGAACTTGCAAAAAATGGTTTCACCCCTGTAACTATTGATAATTTATCAAGGGGACACAGAGAGCTTGTCAAATGGGGACCATTTTTCCAATGTGATGTCCTTGATGAAGGCTCACTTGCCCCTATTATTGCCAAGTACTCGCCCGTTGCTGTATTTCATTTTGCCGGACTTACTTATGTGGGCGAATCAGTAAAAGATCCGGAAGCATATTACAGAAACAATACTGCAGGTACTGTTTCACTTCTTAGGTGCATGAAAAACACCGGGTGTTCAAAAATTATTTTTTCAAGCACTGCTGCAACATATGGAAATCCTGAATACACCCCGATAGATGAGTCACACCCTCAAAGACCGATAAATCCCTACGGGAAAAGCAAATTATTTATTGAAGAGATCTTGAAAGATTTTGACTCTGCCTACGGGATCAAAAATGCTGCACTAAGATATTTTAATGCTTGCGGAGCCGATGAAGATGGCGACACGGGCGAGCTTCACGATCCGGAAACACATCTCATTCCTTTGGCTATTCAAGCAGCCATAGGAAGAAAAGATAACATAAAAGTTTTTGGAAATGATTATGAAACTCCTGACGGAACAGCTCTAAGAGACTATATTCATGTATCCGACCTGGCTACAGCACATGTAAAAGCACTTCAACTTCTTTTAAAAGGATCAAATAGCATTTACGCGAATCTAGGTACCGGGAAAGCTCTTTCCGTTATGGATGTTATTAGTTCGGTGGAAAAAATCTCAGGGGAAAAAATTGAAAAGATCTTCGTTACAAGAAGAGATGGTGACCCGCCGATCCTTGTTGCTGATCCTTCGAAAGCACGATCAATCCTTAACTGGAATTGCAGTTTTTCCTCAATTGATAACATAGTCAAAACTGCATTGGAATGGCATAAAAGCAATTCCTGA
- a CDS encoding dihydrodipicolinate synthase family protein, with product MKLTGIFAPVPTPFKSDGSLDIEAWRINLRIWKESALDGIVICGSNGEMPFVTLDERIVLTEIAAEESQGKLQLMSGAHFPSTRETIDCAKALASAGAGSLLLLPPHYFKGNQTAILNYFNEVADNSPVPIFLYNMPANTGVDIETETMIAASRHPNIKGIKDTSGNMTKLGYLASAAHEDFSVFGGTGNWFLAALAMGACGGTMAASILYPNTCRKIYTSFNENNMKEAMELQSRLLPVSDALTRRFGVPGLKAALDSKGMRGGPCRSPLLPVSEEVKKEIMSILDDSGLDKYETWRG from the coding sequence GTGAAATTGACCGGTATTTTCGCACCTGTCCCGACACCTTTCAAGTCGGACGGATCGCTTGACATAGAAGCGTGGAGGATCAACTTAAGGATATGGAAAGAGTCTGCTCTGGACGGGATCGTGATATGCGGATCGAACGGAGAAATGCCTTTTGTGACGCTCGATGAGCGTATCGTCCTGACAGAGATAGCCGCGGAAGAATCACAGGGCAAACTTCAGCTGATGTCCGGAGCACATTTCCCATCAACGCGTGAGACTATCGATTGCGCCAAAGCACTGGCATCGGCCGGCGCAGGTTCGCTTCTGCTCCTGCCTCCCCACTACTTCAAAGGAAATCAGACAGCGATACTCAACTACTTCAACGAAGTAGCCGATAATTCACCCGTTCCGATATTTCTTTACAACATGCCGGCGAACACCGGCGTGGACATTGAAACGGAGACAATGATCGCAGCATCCCGACATCCCAATATCAAGGGGATAAAAGACACTTCGGGGAACATGACCAAGCTGGGATACCTAGCCTCGGCAGCGCATGAGGATTTCTCGGTATTTGGGGGAACGGGAAACTGGTTTCTTGCAGCCCTGGCGATGGGAGCCTGCGGAGGCACGATGGCTGCCTCTATCCTATATCCGAACACATGCAGGAAGATATACACATCTTTCAATGAGAACAACATGAAAGAGGCAATGGAACTGCAGTCCAGGCTTCTTCCGGTAAGCGACGCGCTAACACGCCGGTTCGGAGTTCCGGGACTGAAGGCGGCACTTGACAGCAAAGGAATGAGGGGCGGACCGTGCAGATCACCGCTGCTTCCGGTATCGGAAGAAGTTAAGAAAGAGATCATGTCAATACTTGACGATTCGGGCCTCGATAAATACGAGACCTGGAGAGGATAA
- a CDS encoding flavodoxin family protein, with the protein MENKKIITLLLGSPRIGGNTEKIADALAEGAIEKGYEVKKVHLAALTLKGCLDCRKCWSTGKPCIQNDDMDQVYPEIEEASVIAFVSPLYFYSWSSQIKSVWDRLLPYYMPGALRTTPSKKAILIAAGGDTEEKVFDGMRASFKLATNFLGWEVLGEICAPDIYSKGDIETRGTKWINKAKELGLSI; encoded by the coding sequence ATGGAAAATAAAAAAATTATCACCCTGCTATTGGGAAGCCCAAGAATAGGCGGCAACACGGAAAAAATCGCAGACGCCCTGGCGGAGGGCGCTATTGAAAAAGGATATGAAGTCAAAAAAGTCCATCTTGCTGCGTTGACCCTGAAAGGGTGCCTCGACTGCAGGAAATGCTGGAGCACCGGCAAACCGTGTATACAGAACGATGACATGGATCAGGTTTACCCTGAGATAGAAGAGGCTTCCGTGATAGCTTTCGTCTCTCCGCTCTATTTTTACTCCTGGTCGTCACAGATCAAATCCGTATGGGACAGGCTCCTGCCCTACTACATGCCCGGTGCTCTCCGTACGACGCCTTCAAAAAAAGCTATACTCATCGCTGCCGGAGGAGATACGGAAGAAAAGGTTTTCGATGGAATGCGTGCTTCATTCAAACTGGCAACCAATTTCCTGGGTTGGGAAGTCCTGGGAGAGATTTGCGCTCCTGACATCTACTCAAAAGGTGATATCGAAACCAGAGGGACAAAGTGGATAAACAAAGCAAAGGAACTAGGTTTGTCCATTTAA
- the gmhA gene encoding D-sedoheptulose 7-phosphate isomerase has product MVFLKNTADHKALIDKLELLDETVYKVAELIAGTFTSGGKLIICGNGGSAADAQHMAAELSGRFLKDRKALDAVALNCNTSAITAIANDYSFGDVFARQVEAHGKKGDVLLAISTSGNSLNIINAVSKARENGLATIGLTGLVGGKMSEMTDLTISVPSSSTPRIQEAHLLIEHSICEIIENMVCEGSIE; this is encoded by the coding sequence ATGGTTTTTTTAAAAAATACAGCCGATCATAAAGCACTTATTGATAAGCTTGAGCTATTGGATGAAACAGTGTATAAGGTGGCTGAACTCATTGCAGGAACATTCACGTCAGGAGGGAAGCTGATCATCTGCGGCAACGGAGGGTCGGCGGCAGATGCGCAGCATATGGCAGCTGAATTATCCGGCCGGTTTCTGAAAGACCGAAAGGCACTTGATGCAGTTGCCCTGAACTGCAATACTTCCGCTATCACAGCGATCGCCAATGATTATTCTTTTGGTGATGTTTTCGCAAGGCAGGTCGAAGCGCATGGTAAGAAAGGCGATGTACTTCTTGCAATATCAACAAGCGGAAACAGTTTAAACATAATAAATGCAGTCAGCAAAGCTAGGGAGAACGGATTGGCAACGATAGGGCTGACCGGGTTGGTCGGCGGCAAGATGAGTGAAATGACCGATTTGACGATCAGTGTGCCCTCATCCTCAACTCCGAGGATCCAGGAGGCCCACCTTCTTATCGAACACAGTATCTGTGAAATCATTGAAAATATGGTCTGCGAAGGCAGCATAGAATGA
- a CDS encoding HAD family hydrolase: MKISKNKYIILDRDGTLIEERNYLHDPDQVSLLPGVIDGLKKLASAGYKFIVLTNQSGIGRGYFTESDMFSVNERLSSILSSEGIEITRFYYCPHKPEDGCRCRKPKPGMVYDACSELGLTIEDIDCVIGDKKSDVELADNIGAASVLVLTGYGRAVFQKEVRASFVAENIDKAADIIIKDLGM; this comes from the coding sequence ATGAAGATAAGTAAAAATAAATATATTATCCTTGACCGTGACGGTACCTTGATCGAAGAGAGAAACTATCTTCATGACCCCGATCAAGTGTCACTTTTACCGGGTGTTATTGATGGATTAAAAAAACTTGCTTCAGCAGGATATAAGTTTATTGTCCTTACAAATCAATCTGGGATCGGACGCGGTTATTTCACAGAGTCAGATATGTTTTCTGTCAACGAAAGGCTATCCTCTATCCTTTCAAGCGAAGGGATAGAAATCACAAGGTTTTATTATTGTCCTCATAAGCCTGAAGACGGGTGCAGATGCAGAAAGCCCAAGCCTGGTATGGTGTATGATGCATGTTCGGAGCTTGGATTAACTATTGAAGACATAGATTGTGTAATTGGAGATAAAAAAAGCGATGTGGAACTTGCAGACAACATCGGTGCTGCTTCGGTATTGGTGTTGACAGGATATGGAAGAGCAGTCTTTCAAAAAGAGGTACGTGCTTCGTTCGTAGCCGAAAATATTGATAAGGCAGCAGATATTATAATCAAAGATTTGGGGATGTAA
- the folE2 gene encoding GTP cyclohydrolase FolE2 yields the protein MRDVQSEHDKRNVAIDKVGISCLSWPIQVLDRSDGTQETVANVSLSVFLPRDYRGTHMSRFIEVLGEQEDQVTFHNMENLLKMLQSRLDADEAHADFEFPYFITKKAPVSGALGRMRYDVRFMAERKGCKFDLITELTAPIQTLCPCSKEISDSGAHNQRAHAKMAVRMKTFVWLEELAEIADKCASAPVYSILKREDEKAVTEKAYANPRFVEDSVRELAIAMENDHRITWYSVSVTSHESIHNHDAFASVERSKI from the coding sequence GTGCGCGACGTTCAGAGCGAACATGACAAGAGGAATGTGGCGATAGATAAAGTCGGCATAAGCTGTCTCTCATGGCCTATTCAGGTCCTTGACCGTTCGGACGGGACGCAGGAGACCGTTGCCAATGTCAGCCTGTCCGTATTCCTGCCGCGTGACTACAGGGGGACTCACATGAGCCGTTTTATCGAGGTGCTTGGAGAGCAGGAGGACCAGGTCACATTTCATAATATGGAGAACCTTCTCAAAATGCTTCAGAGTCGGCTGGATGCGGATGAAGCTCATGCCGATTTTGAATTTCCTTACTTTATCACTAAAAAGGCCCCTGTGAGCGGAGCGCTCGGTCGGATGAGATACGATGTCCGTTTTATGGCGGAACGTAAGGGGTGCAAGTTCGACCTTATTACTGAATTGACTGCCCCTATCCAGACTTTATGCCCCTGTTCAAAAGAAATATCCGACAGCGGAGCGCACAACCAGAGGGCGCACGCAAAGATGGCCGTAAGAATGAAAACTTTTGTGTGGCTCGAGGAGCTGGCAGAGATAGCGGATAAATGTGCCTCTGCGCCGGTATACAGTATACTGAAACGGGAGGACGAGAAGGCTGTGACAGAAAAAGCCTACGCCAACCCGCGCTTTGTGGAGGATTCTGTCCGCGAGCTCGCGATAGCGATGGAAAATGACCATAGGATAACGTGGTACAGTGTTTCGGTCACGAGTCACGAAAGCATACACAACCATGATGCTTTTGCCAGCGTCGAGAGGAGCAAAATTTAG